The Prunus persica cultivar Lovell chromosome G7, Prunus_persica_NCBIv2, whole genome shotgun sequence genome has a segment encoding these proteins:
- the LOC109950203 gene encoding cysteine proteinase inhibitor 1-like: protein MRPQPQWLLLALIGLLLPLMLVAAVTSPRPLAGGWKPIAKENISDPRLKLMADFAVSMYNLRTHKKLFVVRVVRGDTQIVAGQNYRLVVLAKDGLSLPNSTADHAHYELRVYEKLWEDLWKLQTLWFVLFELSVVVRFD from the exons ATGCGTCCTCAACCTCAGTGGCTCCTCTTGGCACTAATTGGCCTTCTCCTTCCTCTGATGCTGGTGGCTGCTGTTACTTCGCCGCGGCCTCTTGCCGGCGGTTGGAAGCCCATAGCCAAAGAGAACATCAGCGACCCTCGTCTGAAGTTGATGGCAGACTTCGCGGTGTCCATGTACAACTTGCGAACCCATAAGAAGTTGTTCGTTGTGAGAGTCGTCCGCGGCGACACTCAGATCGTGGCGGGCCAGAACTATCGGCTTGTCGTTTTGGCCAAGGATGGACTATCGTTGCCTAACTCCACCGCAGATCATGCCCATTATGAGCTTCGTGTCTATGAGAAGCTTTGGGAGGATCTTTGGAAATTG CAAACTCTGTGGTTTGTGCTTTTTGAGCTTAGTGTGGTTGTGaggtttgattga
- the LOC18770634 gene encoding 40S ribosomal protein S25, protein MAPKKDKAPPPSSKPAKSGGGKQKKKKWSKGKQKEKVNNMVLFDQGTYDKLIAEAPKYKLITPSILSDRLRINGSLARKAIRDLMARGAIRMVSAHASQQIYTRATNT, encoded by the exons ATG GCACCGAAGAAGGATAAGGCACCGCCGCCGTCTTCGAAGCCGGCGAAGTCAGGAGGAGgcaagcagaagaagaagaagtggagCAAAGGAAAGCAAAAGGAGAAGGTCAACAACATGGTGCTCTTCGACCAGGGCACGTACGACAAGCTCATCGCTGAGGCCCCCAAGTATAAGCTCATCACACCCTCCATTCTCTCCGACCGTCTCAGGATCAATGGATCGCTGGCGAGGAAGGCCATAAGGGACTTGATGGCCAGAGGGGCGATTAGGATGGTTTCTGCTCATGCCAGCCAGCAGATTTACACCAGGGCCACCAACACTTAG